In Pseudovibrio brasiliensis, the following are encoded in one genomic region:
- a CDS encoding ABC transporter substrate-binding protein, with translation MRTKLLFAMAASAAALMGASAAQSAELHFIRCGDNGLDQDRKVIAAFEEKFPGNTVNMESLPWGTCQDKSLKLASAGSPPSVSYMGSRTLKQLADNNLVVDVKISEDQQKAYQPGVLNTVSYRDKFWGFPRAFSTKGLFLNCDIFEEAGLACEAPKTWDEMYTAAKAIKDKTGKAGVGLAGKDFDNTMHQFLNYLYSNGGQVIDPSTNEITLNSQNTLETLKFYGKLVDVAQDGPTAFERTQVRDLFNDNKVGMYIDGPWARGQHKEGITTKVAPIPAGPNGVSGTLLITDSLAVFKGSGHEELAMEFARMMTSGESQYTLDSPDGWGLTPILKYEELGWEKPFYKDDPYWAVFVDSIPTGGPEPLFVDYKAMQTTINSMIQGIILKDDTAENLVAIAAEELEEFK, from the coding sequence ATGAGGACTAAACTGCTATTCGCAATGGCTGCAAGCGCAGCCGCACTAATGGGCGCATCAGCTGCACAATCAGCAGAACTGCACTTCATCCGTTGTGGGGACAACGGTTTGGATCAGGATCGCAAGGTTATCGCAGCGTTTGAGGAAAAATTCCCGGGCAACACCGTCAACATGGAAAGCCTTCCATGGGGCACCTGTCAGGATAAGTCTCTGAAACTTGCATCCGCTGGCAGCCCACCATCCGTATCTTACATGGGCTCGCGCACACTCAAGCAGCTGGCAGACAACAACCTGGTTGTTGACGTGAAGATCTCTGAAGATCAGCAGAAAGCGTATCAGCCAGGCGTGCTGAACACCGTGAGCTATCGCGACAAGTTCTGGGGCTTCCCACGGGCATTTTCTACCAAGGGTCTGTTCCTGAACTGTGACATCTTCGAAGAAGCCGGTCTTGCTTGTGAAGCACCTAAGACCTGGGATGAGATGTACACCGCTGCAAAGGCGATCAAGGACAAAACCGGTAAAGCAGGTGTCGGTCTGGCCGGTAAAGACTTCGACAACACCATGCACCAGTTCCTGAACTACCTGTATTCCAATGGTGGTCAGGTGATTGATCCATCCACCAACGAAATCACGCTGAACTCCCAGAACACTTTGGAAACACTGAAGTTCTACGGCAAGCTGGTAGACGTTGCACAGGACGGTCCAACCGCATTTGAACGCACGCAGGTCCGTGATCTGTTCAACGACAACAAAGTCGGCATGTACATCGATGGCCCATGGGCGCGCGGTCAGCATAAAGAAGGCATCACAACCAAGGTTGCGCCGATCCCAGCTGGTCCAAACGGTGTGAGCGGTACACTTCTGATCACCGACTCCCTCGCAGTATTCAAAGGCTCCGGTCATGAAGAACTGGCGATGGAATTTGCGCGCATGATGACCTCCGGTGAATCCCAGTACACGCTGGACAGCCCGGACGGTTGGGGTCTGACGCCAATCCTCAAGTACGAAGAGCTTGGCTGGGAAAAGCCATTCTACAAGGACGACCCATACTGGGCTGTCTTCGTAGACTCCATCCCAACCGGTGGTCCGGAGCCTCTCTTTGTTGATTACAAAGCGATGCAGACAACCATCAACTCCATGATTCAGGGCATCATCCTGAAGGACGATACTGCTGAAAACCTGGTGGCAATCGCCGCTGAAGAACTCGAAGAGTTCAAGTAA
- a CDS encoding carbohydrate ABC transporter permease — protein sequence MTHASGDLLPYQGERSGSGKTKQGVLKRIFRSEATFAWLLIAPAAIYLILIVAWPLVETIRLSFTNANIGGEAYIGTANYEKLLSSRKFSQTVSRTFYWMFLSVSFKIIFGLIGATLLNAAIPGRALFRMLVMPPWIVPVAIGCFGWLWLYNGHFGIISGVLQYVGVLDGPFEFLAYKNSAFYSAVITDVWVGLPMVTIFMLAAMQGVPRDLYEAAYVDGASRWYRFRRITIPQILPVIITMSILSVIWTFNSFEIIWILTEGGPRSATTTLIIDTYKMAIANFKFGQGAARAVIVVTLLSVFSLVYLFALHQIKKRFEAA from the coding sequence ATGACACATGCGTCTGGGGACCTGCTGCCTTATCAGGGCGAGCGCAGCGGTTCGGGAAAAACAAAACAGGGTGTGCTCAAGCGGATCTTCCGCTCAGAAGCAACCTTTGCATGGCTTTTGATTGCTCCGGCAGCAATTTATCTGATCCTTATCGTGGCATGGCCGCTGGTTGAGACAATCCGCTTGTCCTTCACCAACGCCAATATTGGCGGCGAGGCTTACATCGGCACCGCCAACTACGAAAAGCTGCTCAGCAGCCGCAAATTCAGTCAGACAGTTTCCAGAACGTTCTATTGGATGTTCCTGTCTGTCTCATTCAAAATCATTTTTGGCCTGATCGGTGCAACGCTGCTCAACGCGGCGATCCCGGGTCGGGCATTGTTCCGCATGCTGGTCATGCCGCCATGGATCGTTCCAGTCGCAATCGGCTGTTTCGGCTGGCTGTGGCTCTACAACGGCCATTTCGGCATCATCTCCGGTGTGCTGCAGTATGTTGGCGTGCTGGATGGACCATTCGAGTTCCTGGCCTACAAAAACAGCGCGTTCTATTCCGCTGTGATCACCGATGTCTGGGTTGGTCTGCCAATGGTGACCATTTTCATGCTGGCAGCCATGCAGGGTGTGCCGCGTGATCTGTATGAAGCCGCTTACGTGGACGGGGCATCCCGTTGGTATCGCTTCCGCCGCATCACCATTCCGCAAATCCTGCCAGTGATCATCACCATGTCGATCCTTTCCGTGATCTGGACCTTCAACTCCTTCGAAATCATCTGGATTTTGACCGAAGGCGGACCACGCAGCGCAACCACAACGCTGATCATCGACACCTACAAAATGGCCATCGCAAACTTCAAGTTCGGGCAGGGGGCTGCACGTGCTGTGATCGTGGTGACACTGCTCAGCGTGTTCTCACTGGTCTACCTGTTTGCGCTTCACCAGATCAAAAAACGTTTCGAGGCAGCCTAA
- a CDS encoding SIS domain-containing protein: MTKLPGAYMRAEIDQAIPAFAEGVLQDLSASVKAAALDKLDAFYTIARGSSDAAANLISYELMAELQKPVTTLPPSVFSLGNGLQLGNAGALFFSQSGGSKDLVSAAIGFKNAGGKTLAITNTPGSPLAVEADAFVDIKAGLEQAVPATKTVICTIAAGMALLAALKPDYTKACEAAARAMLASADAKLEQADQIIEAVKSTPHVYVIGRGCGFGAAHEVALKLKETTAIHAEAYSAAEVLHGPLQLATKPLCVLILDTGEEVSNQSLSLAEERFRSVGANVFRLTPETVGAQGLTPAASSAMLLRALYPVILEIALQLGLDPDQPETLSKVTVTI; the protein is encoded by the coding sequence GTGACCAAACTCCCCGGCGCGTACATGCGTGCTGAGATCGATCAGGCAATTCCAGCATTTGCTGAAGGCGTTCTTCAGGACCTTTCTGCAAGTGTCAAAGCAGCAGCACTGGACAAGCTCGACGCGTTTTACACAATTGCGCGTGGAAGCTCAGATGCCGCCGCCAACCTGATCTCCTATGAACTGATGGCTGAATTGCAAAAGCCGGTAACAACCTTGCCGCCCTCTGTGTTCAGCCTGGGGAATGGATTGCAGCTGGGCAATGCTGGCGCGCTTTTTTTCTCCCAATCCGGGGGAAGTAAGGATCTCGTCAGCGCTGCAATCGGGTTCAAAAATGCGGGCGGTAAAACGCTCGCCATTACCAACACACCCGGCTCTCCGCTGGCAGTCGAAGCGGATGCCTTTGTCGATATCAAAGCAGGGCTGGAACAAGCCGTTCCTGCCACCAAAACAGTCATCTGCACCATCGCTGCCGGAATGGCTCTTCTGGCAGCGCTCAAACCGGATTACACCAAAGCCTGCGAAGCAGCAGCCAGAGCCATGCTAGCCAGCGCTGATGCCAAACTGGAACAGGCTGATCAGATCATCGAGGCTGTAAAGTCTACACCGCACGTCTATGTCATCGGGCGTGGATGCGGGTTCGGCGCTGCCCATGAAGTGGCGCTGAAACTGAAGGAAACCACGGCTATTCATGCCGAGGCGTACTCCGCAGCTGAGGTGTTGCACGGCCCACTGCAACTGGCAACGAAACCGCTCTGTGTCCTCATTTTGGATACGGGAGAAGAAGTCAGTAACCAGAGCCTGAGCCTGGCTGAAGAGCGGTTCCGCTCTGTTGGCGCAAATGTTTTCCGCCTGACACCAGAAACCGTTGGTGCGCAGGGCCTTACTCCCGCAGCAAGTTCCGCCATGCTGCTGCGTGCATTGTACCCAGTGATTTTGGAAATTGCTCTCCAGTTGGGTCTGGATCCAGACCAACCGGAAACACTTTCTAAGGTTACTGTAACTATTTGA
- a CDS encoding class II D-tagatose-bisphosphate aldolase non-catalytic subunit yields the protein MSNPLLEVITANRAGARVALPSICSAQPDVILASALLAAEKNATLLLEATSNQVNQDGGYTGMKPADFVSYVKGICATAGLPEDSLILGGDHLGPQAWRSMPADRAMAKAKELMKAYVQAGFTKIHLDCSEGCAGEDAQVGDELSASRAAELAAVCEQFASDPTRLNYIVGTEVPPPGGAREEGEAHGIEPTPPARASRTLQMHFEKFDELGLHAAKARICGLVVQPGVEFSPFHIDHLPADDGKALRAALDPFTNVVFEAHSTDYQLDNAFPRLANMGFAILKVGPALTFAYRQAIYALDQMLDWLEEDKRTAPKISKILETEMLSEPKYWRSHYQGSDQELRLLRHFSYADRIRYYWPQEKVQDALKALFAALQTHKIPETLLLQLFASQIVERARALQSHGFGIEKALVLAEIQQALDPYFFERVETPQLEEAL from the coding sequence ATGAGCAATCCACTGCTTGAGGTGATCACTGCCAACCGTGCAGGCGCCAGAGTTGCGCTTCCTTCCATCTGCTCCGCACAACCGGATGTCATCCTCGCTTCCGCTCTGCTCGCTGCAGAAAAGAACGCGACCTTGCTGCTGGAAGCCACCAGCAATCAGGTCAATCAGGATGGCGGCTACACAGGCATGAAGCCTGCTGATTTCGTCAGCTATGTCAAAGGCATTTGCGCCACTGCCGGATTACCGGAAGACTCGTTGATCCTCGGCGGTGACCACCTCGGCCCTCAAGCCTGGCGTTCCATGCCTGCTGATCGGGCCATGGCCAAAGCCAAAGAGCTGATGAAAGCTTATGTGCAGGCTGGCTTCACCAAAATCCATCTGGACTGCTCCGAAGGCTGCGCAGGTGAAGACGCTCAGGTCGGTGACGAGTTAAGCGCCAGCCGCGCAGCAGAACTGGCAGCAGTCTGCGAACAATTTGCTTCAGACCCAACCCGCCTCAACTACATTGTCGGTACCGAAGTTCCTCCTCCCGGAGGTGCGCGTGAGGAAGGCGAAGCTCATGGCATTGAGCCAACCCCACCCGCGCGTGCCTCCCGTACCTTGCAGATGCACTTTGAGAAGTTCGATGAGCTGGGCCTGCACGCCGCCAAAGCCCGCATTTGCGGACTTGTCGTTCAGCCGGGCGTCGAGTTCTCACCCTTCCACATCGACCATCTGCCAGCAGACGACGGGAAAGCCCTGCGCGCTGCATTGGACCCGTTCACGAACGTGGTGTTCGAAGCGCACAGCACCGACTATCAGCTGGACAACGCGTTCCCACGCCTCGCCAACATGGGCTTTGCAATCCTCAAAGTCGGTCCCGCGCTCACCTTCGCCTATCGTCAGGCGATCTACGCACTCGATCAGATGCTTGACTGGCTGGAAGAGGACAAACGCACAGCTCCAAAAATCTCGAAAATTCTGGAAACCGAGATGCTGTCAGAGCCCAAATATTGGCGTTCTCATTATCAGGGCTCGGATCAGGAGCTACGCCTGCTGCGCCACTTTAGTTATGCAGATCGCATTCGGTATTACTGGCCGCAGGAGAAGGTGCAGGATGCCCTTAAGGCACTCTTCGCAGCCCTTCAAACCCACAAGATTCCAGAAACACTGCTGCTTCAACTGTTTGCATCTCAAATTGTTGAACGTGCGCGGGCTTTGCAGAGCCATGGTTTTGGCATAGAGAAGGCGCTCGTGCTTGCTGAAATCCAGCAGGCATTGGACCCCTATTTCTTTGAGAGAGTTGAGACACCTCAGCTTGAGGAGGCTCTATGA
- a CDS encoding ABC transporter ATP-binding protein, whose protein sequence is MATLQLQNIVKSFGPTTVLKDVNLSIEDKEFVVFVGPSGCGKTTLLRIVAGLEIASEGSIIIDGKDVSDDHPIDRGISMVFQSYALYPHLSVFENIAFPLRVAKRPEDEIKDRVHKAAAILQLEERLEHKPGQLSGGQRQRVAIGRSIVRNPKVFLFDEPLSNLDAALRGDMRVELSKLHKSLDTTMIYVTHDQVEAMTMADRIVVLNGGVVEQCGTPMDLYLHPRNKFVAGFIGHPKMNFVSAMVSRVEDRMLHVQLQDGGLMSLPVACQNIKAGDNVEIGIRPEHMQLDDNGPIAMHVEVLERLGAHSIAYGKVNGDNAFCASLPGMAEIPEGTTIKLNVKPEDAYVFDADGLAQQRLGALELA, encoded by the coding sequence ATGGCCACGCTTCAGCTACAAAACATCGTAAAATCATTTGGACCAACAACCGTATTGAAGGACGTCAACCTGTCCATTGAGGACAAGGAGTTCGTCGTCTTCGTTGGCCCCTCTGGCTGCGGAAAAACAACTTTGTTGCGCATCGTGGCAGGTTTGGAAATAGCCTCCGAAGGGTCCATCATCATTGATGGCAAAGATGTTTCCGATGACCATCCCATTGATCGCGGAATCTCCATGGTGTTCCAGAGCTATGCGCTCTATCCTCACCTCTCAGTTTTTGAAAACATCGCCTTCCCACTGCGCGTTGCCAAACGCCCGGAAGATGAGATCAAGGACCGTGTCCATAAAGCCGCTGCCATTTTGCAGCTGGAAGAGCGCCTGGAGCACAAGCCTGGCCAGCTCTCCGGTGGTCAGCGCCAGCGTGTTGCCATTGGCCGGTCCATCGTTCGCAATCCAAAAGTGTTCCTGTTCGACGAGCCGCTCTCAAACCTTGATGCAGCGCTGCGCGGGGACATGCGCGTAGAACTCTCAAAACTCCACAAAAGCCTCGACACCACAATGATTTACGTGACCCACGATCAGGTGGAAGCCATGACTATGGCTGACCGCATCGTGGTGCTCAACGGTGGTGTGGTGGAACAGTGCGGCACCCCGATGGATCTCTACCTGCACCCGCGCAACAAGTTCGTGGCAGGCTTCATCGGCCATCCCAAAATGAACTTCGTATCTGCCATGGTCAGCCGTGTGGAAGACCGCATGCTGCACGTGCAGCTGCAAGACGGCGGCCTCATGAGCCTGCCTGTCGCATGTCAGAACATCAAAGCAGGCGACAATGTCGAAATCGGCATCCGTCCTGAGCACATGCAGCTGGATGACAACGGCCCAATCGCCATGCATGTTGAAGTACTGGAGCGCCTCGGTGCCCATTCCATCGCCTATGGCAAAGTCAATGGCGACAACGCTTTCTGCGCCTCGCTTCCGGGTATGGCGGAAATTCCGGAAGGCACAACCATTAAACTCAACGTCAAGCCGGAAGATGCCTACGTCTTTGATGCAGATGGGCTTGCACAGCAGCGTCTTGGCGCGCTGGAACTCGCATAG
- a CDS encoding SIS domain-containing protein: MVDLTKWATTREIQAQPQIWASWGQEFSTRLSDLSEWVANSGATEVWFCGAGTSAYIGDLLCRALDATSVLPMRSVPSTDLVSAPHAFKRNGVIPLVVSFGRSGNSTESIGTLDLLDAIFPEAPRLNITCNKDSALATRQPASQASQRVIVLPDECHDSGFAMTSSFTTMILTAMAVFGQETPEEFAANMNEISHAAEIVLAEADQLVGKLTIPQRAVFVGSGPLAFVARESALKVMELAAGKIPSIWDSSLGFRHGPKSFVDDQTKVFVFLSNNLHSRRYDEDLADEVKAQFGEQTVVTIGNSAKADVHIPCKLEDGWMSVLTVLIAQWLGVAWSNQLGFNVDNPFEGQGTLTRVVSGVKLYALEEA, translated from the coding sequence ATGGTCGATCTGACCAAATGGGCAACTACGCGCGAAATTCAGGCGCAACCGCAAATCTGGGCAAGCTGGGGGCAGGAGTTTTCTACCCGCCTCAGTGACCTGAGCGAGTGGGTCGCCAACTCAGGCGCAACGGAAGTTTGGTTCTGTGGTGCAGGCACATCAGCCTATATTGGCGACCTTCTGTGCAGAGCGTTGGACGCGACCTCCGTGTTGCCAATGCGTTCGGTTCCTTCAACTGATCTGGTCAGCGCACCGCATGCGTTCAAACGCAACGGTGTGATCCCGCTGGTCGTTTCCTTCGGTCGCTCCGGCAACTCCACCGAGTCCATTGGCACGCTGGACCTGCTGGACGCGATCTTCCCAGAAGCTCCACGGCTGAACATCACCTGCAACAAGGATAGTGCTCTGGCAACCCGTCAGCCTGCCTCACAGGCCAGCCAGCGTGTGATTGTGTTGCCGGACGAATGCCACGACAGCGGCTTCGCCATGACCTCCAGCTTCACCACCATGATCCTGACGGCCATGGCTGTCTTTGGACAGGAAACACCAGAAGAGTTCGCCGCCAACATGAACGAGATCAGCCACGCAGCTGAAATCGTGCTGGCAGAGGCGGATCAGCTGGTGGGCAAACTCACCATCCCGCAGCGCGCTGTATTCGTGGGGTCCGGCCCTCTGGCTTTTGTTGCCCGTGAAAGTGCGCTGAAGGTGATGGAACTGGCCGCGGGTAAAATCCCATCTATCTGGGACAGCTCTCTTGGCTTCCGGCATGGGCCAAAGTCGTTCGTGGATGACCAGACCAAGGTCTTCGTGTTCCTCTCCAACAACCTCCACTCCCGCCGCTATGATGAAGATCTGGCAGATGAGGTGAAGGCACAGTTTGGTGAGCAAACCGTGGTGACCATTGGCAACTCCGCCAAGGCGGATGTGCATATTCCATGCAAACTGGAGGATGGCTGGATGTCCGTCCTCACGGTACTCATTGCCCAGTGGCTGGGTGTGGCATGGTCCAATCAACTTGGTTTCAACGTCGACAATCCGTTTGAAGGGCAGGGCACGCTGACCCGCGTGGTCTCGGGCGTCAAGCTCTACGCACTGGAAGAGGCCTGA
- a CDS encoding carbohydrate ABC transporter permease, with translation MMDRYSLPHKVFLYFCVAIFLGFILLPFFEMFMTSLRPLEHLFRSPYQFWSDDFSFRAYSQMWETVPMLPRYIANSMLISLSVTALSLAFIIPAAYAYARFDFKGKSVSLGIFLAVNMFSGAVLLIPLYKLLRNYGLLNTYFAMIVPGAAFLLPMGIWLLKSYLEKIPRELEEAAFMDGASRLYTLRRVVLPLAVPGLIVVGVAVFLSAYAQQFLFAITFNSVKEFMPLPAGILEFIGYQSVKWNQMMAASIVGILPVLVIFLFLQRYLVAGLTAGAIKE, from the coding sequence ATGATGGATCGTTACTCGCTGCCACATAAAGTATTTCTCTACTTCTGCGTGGCGATTTTCCTTGGCTTCATCCTGTTGCCGTTCTTCGAAATGTTCATGACCTCACTGCGGCCGCTGGAGCACTTGTTCCGCTCGCCCTACCAGTTCTGGTCAGATGACTTCTCGTTCAGAGCCTACTCCCAGATGTGGGAGACAGTGCCAATGCTACCGCGTTACATCGCAAACAGCATGCTGATCTCACTGTCTGTGACGGCTCTGTCTCTGGCGTTCATCATCCCAGCCGCCTACGCCTATGCCCGGTTTGACTTCAAAGGCAAGTCTGTCAGCCTTGGCATCTTTCTGGCGGTCAACATGTTCTCCGGCGCGGTTCTGCTTATTCCGCTGTACAAGCTCCTGAGAAACTATGGTCTGCTGAACACCTACTTCGCCATGATCGTTCCGGGTGCAGCTTTCCTGCTGCCAATGGGCATCTGGCTCCTGAAATCCTATCTGGAAAAAATCCCACGCGAACTGGAAGAAGCAGCGTTCATGGATGGTGCAAGCCGTCTGTACACCCTGCGCCGTGTGGTGCTGCCACTGGCCGTTCCCGGCCTCATCGTGGTGGGTGTGGCTGTGTTCCTGTCAGCCTACGCACAGCAGTTCCTGTTCGCGATCACCTTTAACAGCGTCAAGGAGTTTATGCCTCTGCCAGCGGGCATCCTCGAGTTCATTGGCTACCAGTCAGTCAAATGGAACCAGATGATGGCAGCAAGCATTGTTGGAATACTGCCCGTACTCGTAATTTTCTTATTTTTACAACGCTACTTGGTGGCCGGCCTCACAGCTGGTGCGATCAAGGAGTGA
- a CDS encoding ROK family protein, whose product MVRAGGIDLGGTKIEATAFDSDWAMVETKRIPTPQDSYENLVDALCEMVIWLEETAGSKGLPVGVGIPGFHSKRTGKFLTANLLASGRTVHQDLIDKLGRAVAFENDCNCFALSEAMLGAGRSYASVFGLIVGTGVGGGYCSNGTLISGLNGAAGEYGHLGIPYMTIKELGLDGIQCGCGRTGCFETYLAGPGMRRLAKHVIGKDVDAQTITTAAAAGDPQMQEVMRIWARIAAELVAALQCTVDPDCIVLGGGLSKIPNIDRIISEALSDHLLDQTEPPEIRVAEYGDSSGTRGAALAAVQNYEILEEAS is encoded by the coding sequence ATGGTTCGAGCAGGTGGCATAGATCTGGGCGGCACCAAAATCGAGGCAACCGCCTTTGATAGTGACTGGGCCATGGTTGAAACCAAACGTATCCCAACGCCGCAGGATTCCTATGAAAATCTGGTAGATGCCCTCTGTGAGATGGTGATCTGGCTGGAAGAAACCGCAGGCTCCAAAGGCCTGCCGGTGGGCGTTGGTATTCCCGGGTTCCATTCCAAGCGAACCGGCAAGTTCCTCACCGCCAACCTGCTCGCCTCGGGACGCACTGTTCATCAGGACCTGATCGACAAACTGGGCAGAGCCGTCGCGTTTGAAAACGACTGCAACTGCTTTGCCCTCTCAGAAGCCATGCTTGGGGCTGGTCGCAGCTACGCCAGCGTCTTCGGCCTGATCGTCGGCACCGGCGTTGGCGGCGGATACTGCTCAAACGGGACCCTGATTTCAGGTCTCAACGGTGCTGCCGGAGAGTACGGTCACCTCGGCATTCCATACATGACCATCAAGGAGCTTGGGCTCGATGGCATCCAATGTGGCTGTGGTCGCACAGGTTGCTTTGAAACCTACCTCGCTGGCCCCGGAATGCGCCGTCTCGCAAAGCACGTCATCGGTAAGGATGTAGATGCGCAGACCATCACCACAGCAGCCGCTGCTGGTGATCCACAGATGCAGGAAGTCATGCGCATATGGGCGCGCATTGCAGCTGAGCTGGTTGCCGCGCTCCAATGCACAGTGGACCCGGACTGTATCGTGCTCGGCGGTGGCCTTTCCAAGATCCCGAACATCGACCGGATCATCTCCGAAGCTCTGTCCGACCATTTGCTGGACCAGACAGAGCCACCGGAAATCCGCGTTGCCGAATATGGCGACAGCAGCGGTACGCGCGGCGCGGCCCTTGCTGCCGTTCAAAACTACGAAATACTGGAGGAAGCGTCATGA
- a CDS encoding Gfo/Idh/MocA family protein — protein sequence MRIIVVGLGLRAVSVLERLQAHMSEAEVVAYVDPKPHQIERLKNHEAIKPYDTLEEMLAGEKADLLFVSSPNHMHLEHIRLGLEAGIRMFAEKPVVISMEETMELAELLSKHGADQVLIGLVLRYAQHARDLRAAQAAGQIGDVVSIEANEHIAPYHGAFFMRDWRRHEKYSGGFMLEKCCHDLDIYNMVTGSRPTRVASFGGRKSFVPSNAPAKDADTQVYHVKESIWEAAEDPFLSDGDIVDHQTAILEYESGATMAFHTNINVPDEHRRFCVIGTKGMAEGDFVRGYLKVTDAHTRGILVDEDYNKSIDRPGAHYGADDMMCQDLCAYLRGEMDSLPVSVVDALEAGVAALALDQARTTGQVVDLTSYWEKFDSFDLRGTAATTKKMESIQ from the coding sequence ATGCGTATCATCGTTGTTGGTTTGGGTTTGCGGGCTGTTAGCGTTCTGGAAAGACTGCAGGCACATATGAGCGAAGCGGAAGTGGTGGCCTATGTAGACCCCAAACCGCACCAGATTGAGCGCCTCAAAAATCATGAGGCCATCAAGCCTTACGACACTCTGGAAGAGATGCTGGCCGGTGAGAAAGCGGACCTTCTGTTCGTCAGCTCACCAAACCACATGCATCTGGAGCATATTCGTCTGGGTCTGGAAGCTGGCATTCGCATGTTCGCTGAAAAGCCAGTCGTGATCTCCATGGAAGAAACCATGGAACTGGCAGAGCTGCTCTCAAAGCATGGCGCCGATCAGGTACTCATCGGCCTGGTCCTCCGCTATGCTCAGCATGCAAGAGACCTTCGTGCCGCACAGGCTGCAGGGCAGATTGGCGATGTGGTGTCCATCGAGGCCAACGAACATATCGCGCCCTATCACGGTGCCTTCTTCATGCGGGATTGGCGCCGCCATGAGAAATATTCCGGCGGCTTCATGCTGGAAAAATGCTGCCATGACCTCGACATTTACAACATGGTCACCGGCTCACGCCCAACCCGCGTTGCAAGCTTTGGCGGCAGAAAATCCTTTGTTCCGAGCAATGCACCGGCAAAAGATGCAGATACGCAGGTGTATCATGTGAAGGAGTCCATCTGGGAAGCAGCGGAAGATCCGTTCCTTTCCGATGGCGATATCGTCGACCACCAAACCGCAATCCTCGAATACGAGAGCGGCGCCACCATGGCCTTCCACACCAACATCAACGTACCGGATGAACATCGCCGGTTCTGCGTGATTGGCACCAAAGGCATGGCGGAAGGCGACTTCGTGCGCGGTTATCTGAAAGTGACTGATGCCCACACCCGCGGCATATTGGTGGACGAAGATTACAACAAGTCCATTGACCGTCCCGGCGCACACTACGGCGCTGATGACATGATGTGTCAGGACCTCTGTGCGTATCTGCGCGGTGAAATGGACAGCCTGCCGGTTTCCGTCGTGGACGCACTGGAAGCAGGCGTTGCCGCACTGGCATTGGATCAGGCGCGCACCACCGGTCAGGTTGTGGATCTGACCTCCTACTGGGAAAAATTTGACAGTTTCGACCTGCGGGGAACCGCAGCAACAACAAAAAAGATGGAATCAATACAGTGA